The following proteins are encoded in a genomic region of bacterium:
- a CDS encoding V-type ATP synthase subunit F → MSKIAFIGEQPSILGFKAIGADAFPVTNGKEAVPLLEKMFNEDYKIIYITELLAEQIPDYLKNIDRLWPIVTIIPGFRGSRGLGKNRLRNYIIKATGTDILK, encoded by the coding sequence ATGTCTAAAATCGCTTTTATCGGCGAACAGCCGTCAATATTGGGTTTCAAGGCCATCGGGGCGGACGCGTTTCCCGTGACAAACGGGAAAGAGGCGGTGCCGCTCCTTGAAAAAATGTTTAATGAAGATTATAAAATAATCTATATTACCGAGCTCTTGGCGGAACAAATCCCGGATTATCTGAAAAATATCGACAGGCTGTGGCCGATTGTGACAATTATACCGGGCTTTAGAGGGAGCAGGGGGCTTGGTAAAAACCGTCTTAGAAATTATATCATTAAGGCGACAGGAACGGATATTTTAAAGTAA
- a CDS encoding V-type ATP synthase subunit E: MGKEELLSKIKSEFEKEANQITEETTLIIRRMQKENDESISLKRHEIFAALHKNLEDIRRKDTIETDIKIRNLFLGVKQCLIDEVFEKVQSEIKVTDYQKLIENMITRSVQDGEGEIIFSKEDSKIFTDDYVRGINNRLKTSGKNAALKLGKKYGDFRGGFTLRYSGIEINNTFETIFGNLRKDLEMEIGQILFSKK; the protein is encoded by the coding sequence ATGGGTAAAGAAGAACTCCTGTCAAAAATTAAATCTGAATTTGAAAAAGAGGCAAATCAAATTACAGAAGAAACCACCTTGATAATCCGACGGATGCAAAAAGAGAATGATGAAAGTATTTCCTTAAAACGCCATGAGATTTTTGCCGCGCTGCACAAAAACCTTGAAGATATCCGCAGGAAAGACACAATAGAAACCGACATAAAGATACGGAATTTGTTTCTCGGGGTAAAACAATGTTTAATAGATGAAGTTTTCGAAAAAGTCCAGTCCGAAATAAAAGTAACGGATTACCAAAAACTTATTGAAAATATGATAACGCGTTCAGTGCAGGACGGCGAGGGAGAAATCATTTTTTCAAAAGAAGACAGTAAAATTTTCACGGATGATTATGTCAGGGGAATCAACAACCGCCTGAAAACGTCAGGGAAAAACGCGGCACTTAAACTTGGGAAAAAATACGGGGATTTCCGCGGCGGATTTACCCTTCGCTACAGCGGGATAGAAATAAATAATACTTTTGAAACAATCTTTGGCAATTTACGCAAAGACCTGGAGATGGAGATTGGACAGATACTTTTTTCAAAAAAATAA
- a CDS encoding V-type ATPase subunit, which produces MDRYFFQKNNYFLDIENLHMENPYYGYVSGRLAILEKFIMDQSAYKELISSAGVEEMLKLLEDKYGFKAKKSWEDVLNKDWAATYNLVYDLAPKKEIFDIFFLQYSFHNLKVRLKEKFLGHKTGTPFFETAPFISENNYPGLHQLVMNIEENFYKEGRFQDVDCMLDEEYFVLLLEKTEKFKTPLLTSLVKTWIDLANIKLFFRFKMLGKEKNSLSGFLFHGGNYEERFYPDIYSISPDNLKKEIKNNYYADLFFTGIKCLEDLKSMDELEENCDKFTRKRFNETKHIVYGIEPMIRYLLRKENEIKILRMIFIGKENNIAENIIEDKINGYIT; this is translated from the coding sequence TTGGACAGATACTTTTTTCAAAAAAATAATTATTTTCTGGATATAGAGAACCTTCACATGGAAAATCCTTATTATGGTTATGTTTCAGGAAGGCTCGCGATACTGGAGAAATTTATTATGGACCAGAGCGCTTATAAGGAATTGATTTCTTCGGCGGGCGTTGAAGAAATGTTAAAACTCCTGGAAGATAAATATGGTTTTAAAGCAAAAAAGTCATGGGAAGATGTTTTAAACAAAGACTGGGCAGCTACTTACAATTTGGTTTATGATCTGGCGCCGAAAAAAGAAATATTTGACATATTTTTTCTCCAGTATTCCTTCCATAACCTGAAGGTGCGTTTAAAAGAAAAATTTTTAGGGCATAAAACCGGAACGCCTTTTTTTGAGACTGCCCCGTTTATTTCGGAAAACAACTATCCGGGTTTACATCAATTAGTAATGAATATAGAAGAAAATTTTTATAAAGAAGGCCGTTTCCAGGATGTTGACTGTATGCTTGATGAAGAGTACTTTGTCCTTCTTCTGGAAAAAACAGAAAAATTTAAAACACCTTTGCTTACAAGCCTCGTTAAAACATGGATTGACCTTGCCAATATCAAGCTTTTTTTTCGTTTCAAAATGCTTGGAAAGGAGAAAAACAGTTTATCCGGATTTTTGTTTCACGGCGGGAATTATGAAGAAAGGTTTTACCCGGATATTTATAGTATAAGCCCCGATAATTTAAAAAAAGAAATAAAAAATAATTATTACGCGGACCTTTTTTTTACGGGGATTAAATGCCTCGAGGATTTAAAATCCATGGATGAACTGGAAGAAAACTGCGACAAATTTACCCGGAAACGGTTTAATGAGACAAAACATATAGTTTACGGCATTGAACCTATGATACGCTATTTATTGCGGAAAGAAAATGAAATTAAAATACTTAGGATGATATTTATCGGCAAAGAAAACAATATCGCGGAGAATATCATTGAAGACAAAATAAACGGGTATATTACTTAA
- the metK gene encoding methionine adenosyltransferase: protein MVGKNYLFTSESVTEGHPDKVCDQISDAVLDEVYRQDPPNKNNFRTRVACETYITVGLVIVGGEITTSAYVDLPVIVRNLIKSIGYTHAKYGFNYETCAILNAIGRQSPDIAQGVGRKGKIIGAGDQGLMIGYASDETKELMPLPIMLSHKLARRLAEARKKNILSYLGPDGKSQVTVKYEDGKPIAVDKIVVSSQHTEEALDKKTDNMADWARDEIIEAVIKPVISSSLLKNFNWKKDCYINPTGRFLVGGPQSDTGMTGRKIIVDTYGGMAPHGGGAFSGKDATKVDRSATYMARYIAKNIVASKLANKCMIQLAYAIGVPEPVSIMVETFGTGKISEDKFNKLVRKHFKLTPREIIETLELYRPVYLKTAAYGHFGREGEGFLWEKTDKAELLRADA, encoded by the coding sequence ATGGTAGGAAAGAACTATTTATTCACATCGGAATCAGTCACAGAGGGGCATCCTGACAAAGTTTGCGATCAAATTTCAGACGCAGTTTTGGACGAGGTTTACCGCCAGGACCCGCCCAACAAAAATAATTTTCGCACCCGCGTCGCTTGTGAAACATATATTACCGTCGGATTAGTAATTGTCGGCGGTGAAATAACAACAAGCGCTTACGTTGATTTGCCTGTTATTGTAAGAAATTTGATAAAAAGTATTGGTTATACACATGCGAAATATGGTTTTAATTATGAAACATGCGCGATATTAAACGCGATTGGCCGTCAATCACCGGATATTGCCCAGGGAGTCGGAAGAAAAGGGAAAATTATCGGGGCAGGAGACCAGGGATTGATGATTGGTTATGCCAGTGATGAAACAAAAGAACTTATGCCTCTTCCGATAATGCTGTCCCACAAGCTGGCACGAAGGCTGGCAGAAGCCAGGAAGAAGAACATTCTTTCATATTTAGGCCCGGATGGGAAATCACAGGTAACGGTAAAATACGAAGATGGCAAGCCAATTGCGGTGGACAAGATTGTTGTTTCAAGCCAGCATACAGAAGAGGCGCTTGATAAAAAGACGGATAATATGGCGGACTGGGCCAGGGATGAGATAATTGAAGCAGTTATAAAGCCGGTTATTTCTTCTTCACTTTTAAAGAATTTTAACTGGAAAAAAGATTGTTACATTAATCCCACCGGCAGGTTTCTCGTTGGCGGGCCTCAATCCGATACCGGAATGACCGGACGGAAAATTATTGTTGATACTTACGGAGGAATGGCCCCTCACGGAGGCGGCGCGTTTTCCGGAAAAGACGCTACAAAAGTTGACAGGTCAGCAACCTATATGGCGCGTTACATTGCGAAAAATATTGTCGCGAGTAAACTGGCGAATAAATGTATGATACAGCTCGCATATGCAATCGGGGTCCCCGAGCCGGTATCCATTATGGTTGAAACGTTTGGTACTGGTAAAATTTCTGAAGATAAATTTAATAAACTGGTACGCAAACATTTTAAATTGACACCGCGGGAAATTATTGAAACCCTGGAACTTTATCGCCCGGTTTATCTCAAAACTGCCGCATATGGACATTTTGGACGTGAGGGCGAGGGCTTTTTATGGGAAAAAACGGATAAGGCGGAACTCTTAAGGGCTGACGCGTAA
- a CDS encoding polymer-forming cytoskeletal protein has translation MKKEDEKIDPIDTVLSQGVILKGELKGNGNIRIDGHLSGKVEATGDVYIGKKAEVIGDCHVGSIIIGGKVKGNVFAKKRVEVLPSGELYGDILAPRICIADGVVFEGNCKIAKESGY, from the coding sequence GTGAAAAAAGAAGATGAAAAAATTGACCCAATAGACACTGTTTTAAGCCAGGGTGTAATTTTAAAAGGCGAATTAAAAGGAAACGGAAATATAAGAATAGACGGCCATCTTAGCGGCAAGGTCGAAGCCACGGGTGATGTATATATAGGTAAAAAAGCCGAAGTTATCGGGGATTGCCATGTCGGGAGCATTATCATCGGCGGGAAAGTAAAAGGAAATGTATTTGCCAAAAAAAGAGTAGAGGTTCTTCCCAGCGGGGAGTTGTACGGCGATATCCTTGCCCCCCGGATATGTATAGCGGACGGCGTTGTTTTTGAAGGAAATTGTAAAATAGCGAAAGAATCGGGTTATTAA
- a CDS encoding V-type ATP synthase subunit I yields the protein MAVVKMKKSFIFSPVNYTEEIIKNLHELGIVQISDIQKFDGLKELSLPDIKNTDEKISKIQFLLSFLPVLPVEKKSFVLDMMAAKNLVRKEDFENSISGFEWENIFSRCVEINKELEEIKKKREIYHHTIQELEPWADFNLPLDEIKGTRFTFVILGKVEIEVYPWLFGDLSAKSNIFIINGIKDTGRDRYFILLGLRDEEGTLISVLKKFNYSPVTLPEGKEKPKEILAKINNEITALFQKEKLLLDERAGFSQKRQTLINLHDYYLWEKDKITVQKNFRETEKTILIEGWIKSEDTGRLKNILAGISNDIYVDFRDPAAGENVPTALKNNPVFRPFELIVELYGMPNYYEKDPTPIIAVFFSIIFGFALGDVVYGIALSLISYYISRNLKMAEGDKKIFGLFFWVGVTTIFIGAITGTWMGDLPDKLPPSLGFFKTLKNSLMIIDPLNQLIPFIALALGVGVIHVFTGLGFKAYQNVINGKIVDALFDQIVWIFLVGSLILMGVVKVNLIPNSLYPVFSWAAKISTLLILLFSARDTKNIFARVGLGAYKLYGISAYIGDILSYVRLVALSLAGSIIAMVFNIMAFLPGNPFAKTITIIICLVGGHIFNLIINMLGAFVHTARLHYVEFFGKFYDNGGTPFKPFRQEGKYIVIE from the coding sequence ATGGCTGTAGTTAAAATGAAAAAGTCTTTTATTTTTTCTCCCGTGAACTACACGGAAGAAATAATAAAAAACCTTCATGAACTTGGAATAGTACAGATTTCAGATATTCAAAAATTTGACGGTTTGAAAGAACTTTCACTCCCTGACATAAAAAACACTGATGAAAAAATCAGTAAAATCCAGTTTTTGCTCAGCTTCCTGCCTGTTCTCCCAGTAGAAAAGAAAAGTTTTGTCCTGGATATGATGGCCGCAAAAAACCTTGTGCGTAAAGAAGACTTTGAAAATTCAATTTCGGGGTTTGAATGGGAAAACATATTTTCGCGGTGTGTGGAAATAAATAAAGAACTTGAAGAAATTAAAAAAAAGAGGGAGATTTACCATCATACTATCCAGGAACTGGAGCCGTGGGCTGATTTTAATCTTCCCCTGGATGAGATAAAAGGCACCCGGTTTACATTTGTCATACTCGGTAAAGTGGAAATAGAGGTTTACCCGTGGCTGTTCGGCGATCTCAGTGCGAAAAGCAATATATTTATTATAAACGGGATCAAGGACACAGGCAGGGACAGGTATTTTATTTTACTCGGGCTAAGAGATGAAGAAGGCACCCTTATTTCCGTATTGAAAAAATTTAATTATTCGCCTGTAACTTTACCGGAAGGAAAAGAAAAACCGAAAGAAATACTCGCGAAAATTAATAACGAAATTACAGCGCTCTTCCAAAAAGAAAAGCTTTTACTTGACGAAAGGGCAGGATTTTCCCAAAAAAGGCAAACTTTAATCAACCTTCATGATTATTATTTATGGGAAAAAGATAAAATCACCGTTCAAAAAAATTTCAGGGAAACAGAAAAAACAATTTTAATCGAGGGCTGGATAAAATCTGAGGATACCGGAAGGTTAAAAAACATTTTAGCGGGAATATCGAATGACATATACGTTGATTTCCGGGACCCCGCCGCGGGGGAAAACGTCCCTACCGCTTTAAAAAACAATCCTGTTTTCAGGCCCTTTGAATTGATAGTTGAACTTTACGGAATGCCGAATTATTATGAAAAAGACCCCACACCGATTATCGCCGTGTTTTTTTCAATTATTTTTGGTTTTGCGCTTGGAGACGTGGTTTACGGTATCGCGCTCTCACTGATTTCATATTATATCTCGAGAAATTTAAAAATGGCCGAGGGCGATAAAAAGATATTCGGCCTGTTCTTCTGGGTCGGCGTAACTACGATTTTTATCGGCGCCATTACAGGGACATGGATGGGGGATTTGCCCGACAAATTGCCGCCTTCACTGGGATTTTTCAAAACACTGAAAAATTCACTCATGATTATCGATCCTTTGAACCAGCTGATCCCCTTCATCGCGCTCGCGCTTGGCGTGGGAGTGATCCATGTTTTTACGGGACTTGGATTTAAGGCATACCAGAATGTCATAAACGGAAAAATAGTTGACGCCTTATTTGACCAGATTGTATGGATTTTCCTTGTCGGCTCATTAATCCTTATGGGTGTTGTCAAGGTAAACCTTATTCCAAATAGTTTATACCCCGTTTTTTCATGGGCCGCGAAGATTTCAACCCTGTTAATTTTGCTTTTTTCGGCAAGGGACACAAAAAATATTTTCGCGAGGGTCGGCCTCGGGGCGTACAAACTTTACGGTATTTCAGCCTACATCGGCGACATACTTTCATATGTCCGGCTTGTTGCGCTCAGCCTCGCCGGTTCGATTATCGCCATGGTTTTTAATATCATGGCTTTCCTGCCGGGTAATCCTTTCGCGAAAACAATCACGATAATAATCTGCCTCGTCGGCGGACATATTTTCAATTTAATCATAAATATGCTCGGTGCTTTTGTGCATACAGCGCGCCTGCATTATGTTGAATTTTTCGGGAAATTTTATGATAACGGGGGAACACCGTTTAAACCTTTCCGGCAGGAAGGCAAATACATTGTGATAGAATAA
- a CDS encoding V-type ATP synthase subunit K has translation MKKSLCFLLIGLMLVSFTKSFVNAQESAVEPAQAETVMQKSGGIDGVTLAVIGAIIAIVFSGFGSARGITLAAAPATGIMSENPDMFGKLLILVTLPGTQGIYGFVTGFLVLLKIGIIGGAIQPVTLNQGVQILGICAFQSFIELSSAIYQGKVAAHGIVMTGKKPEASMKGVIMAVLVETYAVLGLLAGILGIWFGIRF, from the coding sequence TTGAAAAAATCATTATGTTTTTTATTAATCGGCTTGATGCTTGTCTCATTTACAAAATCGTTTGTAAATGCCCAGGAATCCGCTGTTGAACCCGCGCAGGCGGAAACAGTCATGCAGAAAAGCGGCGGTATTGACGGTGTTACGCTTGCTGTGATAGGAGCCATAATTGCTATAGTTTTCTCCGGTTTCGGCTCAGCGAGAGGGATTACCCTGGCCGCGGCGCCTGCGACCGGGATTATGAGCGAAAATCCCGACATGTTCGGGAAACTTCTCATCCTTGTGACATTGCCCGGGACACAGGGTATTTATGGTTTTGTCACCGGCTTTCTTGTGCTTTTAAAAATCGGAATTATAGGGGGGGCGATCCAGCCTGTGACTTTAAACCAGGGGGTACAGATCCTCGGGATCTGCGCGTTCCAGTCATTTATAGAATTATCATCCGCCATTTACCAGGGCAAAGTCGCCGCCCACGGCATCGTGATGACCGGCAAGAAACCCGAGGCGTCAATGAAGGGTGTTATCATGGCGGTCCTTGTTGAAACTTACGCCGTCCTCGGCCTTTTGGCCGGTATCCTTGGCATCTGGTTCGGAATCAGGTTTTAA
- a CDS encoding M23 family metallopeptidase: MLKKKSFTIMIVPHTDSKPVHFHITMPVIVRICALAGFIALMFSLFLIDYNNVRLKLFSVAPLQEKLVKEQERLAEERARQEEDLKKIKGIMSRLKDVEDKFKNITGIESKLKKGGQGGPLYNDKELSRRIKDLGFGRELDTKSEEILEDVKDLEDSLYYQSLRLEEFSEFLESQKGYLESMPLIWPARSGHISGKFGYRRSPFGGEREFHSGLDISLRPKTPVIATAKGKVIYSGWIPGLGNTVKISHGNGLVTVYGHNSKLLVKSGQVVKRGQDIALSGNTGLSTGPHLHYEIQKKGYFENPINYIFNL; this comes from the coding sequence ATGTTAAAAAAGAAATCTTTCACAATAATGATTGTTCCTCATACGGATTCTAAGCCGGTCCATTTTCATATTACGATGCCGGTTATTGTTCGTATATGCGCTCTGGCCGGCTTTATCGCATTGATGTTTTCTCTTTTCCTTATAGACTATAATAATGTCAGATTAAAATTATTTTCTGTGGCTCCGCTGCAGGAAAAGCTTGTTAAGGAGCAAGAACGGCTTGCAGAGGAAAGGGCCAGGCAGGAAGAGGATTTAAAAAAAATCAAAGGGATTATGTCCCGTTTAAAAGACGTTGAAGATAAGTTTAAAAATATCACCGGTATTGAATCAAAATTGAAAAAGGGCGGGCAGGGCGGCCCTTTATATAATGATAAGGAATTAAGCCGCCGTATTAAAGACCTGGGATTTGGCAGGGAACTGGACACTAAATCCGAAGAAATTTTGGAAGATGTAAAAGATTTAGAGGATTCTTTGTATTATCAATCGTTGAGACTGGAAGAATTCTCAGAATTTCTTGAAAGCCAAAAAGGTTACCTGGAATCAATGCCGCTGATTTGGCCTGCAAGGAGCGGACACATTTCAGGGAAATTCGGATACCGCCGTTCTCCCTTTGGCGGAGAAAGAGAATTTCATTCAGGTCTTGATATATCTTTAAGGCCTAAAACACCTGTTATCGCCACTGCTAAAGGTAAAGTGATATATTCCGGATGGATCCCGGGTTTGGGCAATACTGTGAAAATATCTCATGGGAACGGGCTGGTAACTGTTTACGGCCATAATTCCAAACTGCTCGTAAAATCCGGACAGGTTGTTAAAAGAGGGCAGGATATCGCCCTCTCAGGCAATACTGGTTTAAGCACAGGCCCTCACCTGCATTATGAAATACAAAAAAAGGGTTACTTTGAAAATCCGATAAATTATATCTTTAATCTTTAA
- a CDS encoding 4Fe-4S binding protein yields the protein MFPKVDLNKCDGDGICVENCPANVFELKDKKSKVVHPEDCTECGICVENCPQKAIELVEK from the coding sequence ATGTTTCCAAAAGTTGATTTAAACAAATGTGATGGCGACGGAATTTGTGTGGAAAATTGCCCGGCAAATGTGTTTGAACTTAAAGACAAGAAGTCAAAAGTCGTCCATCCTGAAGATTGTACGGAATGCGGTATTTGCGTGGAAAATTGCCCGCAGAAAGCGATTGAACTGGTTGAAAAATAA